A single window of Caldicellulosiruptor bescii DSM 6725 DNA harbors:
- the hcp gene encoding hydroxylamine reductase, with product MIQTDMFCFQCEQTAGGKGCTKVGVCGKDSRVATLQDLLLYQLKGIAYLGSKILAEGKKIDEGTTKFMMDALFSTLTNVNFDEKRFVRYILEADSVKENLKNQVSNLDNLPAAVYYRPPEDVEKMITDGKKVGILADDIDEDVRSLRELLIYGLKGMAAYAHHAYRLGYKDDDVNNFFFTALAKTLDSNLSTDELYNLCMELGKKNFKCMEILDKAHTETFGHPRPTEVLISKKKGPFIIVSGHDLKDLKELLEQTEGKGINIYTHGEMLPAHGYPELKKYKHLVGNYGGAWQDQQKEFDSIPGCILMTTNCLQKPRDSYKDRIFTTGVVGFDGVAHIEEVNGKKDFTPIIQKALELGGWQEDEEEKKILVGFAHNTVLGVANKIIEAVKSGQIKHFFLIGGCDGAKPGRNYYTEFAEKTPKDTLILTLACGKYRFNKKDFGRVAEFPRLLDVGQCNDAYSAIIIAIELAKAFGVDVNDLPLTLVLSWFEQKAVAILLTLLSLGIKNIYLGPSLPAFVSPNILQVLVERFNIKPISNPENDLNEILSKK from the coding sequence ATGATTCAAACTGATATGTTTTGTTTCCAATGCGAACAGACAGCAGGTGGGAAAGGCTGCACAAAGGTAGGTGTTTGTGGGAAAGACAGCAGAGTTGCTACACTTCAGGATTTGCTCTTATACCAGTTAAAAGGCATTGCATACTTGGGCAGCAAGATTTTAGCTGAGGGAAAAAAGATTGACGAAGGTACAACCAAATTCATGATGGATGCTCTATTTTCTACTCTTACAAATGTGAACTTTGATGAGAAAAGATTTGTAAGATATATTCTTGAAGCAGACAGCGTGAAAGAAAATCTAAAAAACCAAGTTTCTAACTTAGATAATCTACCCGCTGCCGTTTACTATCGGCCACCAGAAGATGTTGAAAAGATGATAACAGATGGGAAAAAGGTTGGAATTCTGGCAGATGACATTGATGAGGATGTCAGGTCTTTAAGAGAGCTCCTTATTTATGGCTTAAAAGGAATGGCTGCATATGCTCATCATGCATATAGGCTTGGCTACAAGGATGATGATGTGAACAATTTCTTCTTTACGGCACTTGCAAAAACGCTGGACAGCAACTTGTCAACAGATGAGCTTTACAACCTTTGTATGGAACTTGGAAAGAAGAATTTCAAATGTATGGAAATTTTGGACAAAGCTCACACTGAGACTTTTGGTCATCCACGGCCAACAGAAGTTTTGATTTCCAAGAAAAAAGGACCATTTATAATTGTCTCTGGTCATGATTTGAAAGACTTAAAAGAACTTTTAGAGCAAACAGAAGGAAAAGGAATAAATATCTATACACACGGTGAAATGCTTCCTGCGCATGGTTATCCAGAGCTAAAGAAGTACAAACATCTTGTCGGTAATTATGGTGGTGCATGGCAAGACCAGCAAAAGGAATTTGACAGCATTCCAGGGTGTATCTTGATGACCACAAACTGTCTGCAAAAACCACGCGACAGTTACAAAGACAGAATATTTACAACGGGTGTTGTTGGGTTTGATGGTGTTGCACACATTGAAGAAGTAAATGGCAAAAAGGATTTCACACCAATTATTCAAAAGGCATTAGAACTTGGTGGTTGGCAGGAAGACGAAGAAGAAAAGAAAATCCTTGTTGGATTTGCTCACAATACTGTGCTTGGTGTTGCAAACAAAATAATTGAGGCTGTAAAAAGTGGTCAGATCAAGCATTTCTTCTTAATTGGTGGATGCGATGGTGCAAAGCCAGGTAGAAACTACTATACAGAGTTTGCTGAAAAAACTCCAAAAGACACGCTTATTTTGACGCTTGCATGTGGAAAGTATAGATTCAATAAGAAAGACTTTGGTAGAGTTGCTGAATTTCCAAGGCTTTTAGATGTTGGTCAGTGCAATGATGCATATTCTGCAATCATCATTGCAATTGAACTTGCAAAGGCTTTTGGGGTTGATGTAAATGATTTGCCACTTACACTTGTTCTTTCATGGTTTGAACAAAAGGCAGTAGCGATACTTTTGACACTGCTATCCCTTGGCATTAAAAATATCTACTTAGGGCCATCGCTCCCAGCGTTTGTTTCACCAAATATTCTGCAGGTACTTGTAGAGAGATTCAATATAAAACCTATTTCAAACCCAGAGAATGATTTGAACGAAATTTTGTCAAAAAAATAA
- a CDS encoding DUF2294 domain-containing protein, whose protein sequence is MTKGQIEAKISEAVSKFEIEYMGRGPKQIKTIITEDIIVVRLIGFLSPTEKKLAQTKEGIELIKKVRATLFENAKEDLANLIKQVVDVDIAGIYSDVNTVNGEKVIVITLNENLEKKLSQ, encoded by the coding sequence ATGACCAAGGGGCAGATAGAGGCAAAAATCAGCGAGGCGGTAAGCAAGTTCGAAATAGAATACATGGGCAGAGGACCAAAGCAGATAAAAACTATAATTACAGAGGACATTATTGTGGTGAGACTGATTGGTTTTTTAAGTCCTACAGAAAAAAAGCTTGCACAAACTAAGGAAGGCATTGAACTTATCAAAAAGGTGAGAGCAACTTTGTTTGAGAATGCAAAAGAGGATTTGGCAAACTTAATAAAACAGGTAGTTGATGTTGATATTGCTGGCATTTACTCAGATGTGAACACAGTAAATGGTGAAAAAGTAATTGTAATAACTTTAAATGAGAACTTAGAAAAAAAATTGAGTCAGTAA
- a CDS encoding Crp/Fnr family transcriptional regulator — protein sequence MHLERVCQSKLFKMMDQSEIKEILDTFHILKKDFEKDQVIVLEGDECSFVGLILSGMVEVKKSSVSGKEYTITTLSQGDTFGEAVIFSSANTFPATIVSKTKTEVIFIPKHAIIEMCKKNEKFLHNFLNLLSDRILLLNTKLKENTLSTLRQKICNFLIEEYKKQKTTKLKLNLTKQELAKIFNVQRPSLSRELIKMKEEGLIDFWGKEIWVKDLEKIEEYLYEDA from the coding sequence ATGCATCTTGAAAGGGTATGTCAAAGCAAGCTGTTTAAGATGATGGATCAAAGCGAAATAAAAGAGATATTGGATACCTTTCATATTCTTAAAAAGGATTTTGAAAAAGACCAGGTGATTGTACTTGAAGGTGACGAATGCAGCTTTGTAGGGCTTATACTCAGCGGAATGGTTGAAGTGAAGAAAAGCTCTGTCTCAGGCAAAGAATATACCATAACTACATTGTCACAAGGCGATACGTTTGGTGAAGCTGTCATATTCTCTTCGGCAAACACTTTTCCTGCGACAATTGTTTCAAAAACCAAAACAGAGGTTATATTTATTCCAAAGCATGCCATAATTGAGATGTGCAAAAAGAACGAAAAGTTTTTACACAACTTTTTAAACCTTCTTTCAGATAGAATCCTTCTCTTGAACACTAAACTTAAAGAAAATACGCTTTCTACTTTGAGACAAAAGATTTGTAATTTTTTAATTGAAGAGTACAAAAAACAAAAAACTACAAAATTAAAACTTAATTTGACAAAGCAAGAGCTTGCTAAAATTTTTAATGTGCAAAGGCCTTCACTTTCAAGAGAGCTTATAAAAATGAAAGAAGAAGGACTAATTGATTTTTGGGGAAAAGAGATCTGGGTCAAAGATCTGGAAAAGATAGAGGAGTATTTGTACGAAGATGCATAA
- a CDS encoding ATP-binding protein: MIRKIVKINEEKCNGCGLCVNACIEGAIELVNGKAKLVSEEYCDGLGNCLPVCPTGAIEIIEAEAKPFNEKAVEERLNQKKQREQFSCMCPGSQERIIERSSKLEAQEEKNQRVQESKEELSELVNWPVQLNLVNPYAKFFDNAHILIAADCVAYAYASFHRDFMKGKVTIIGCPKLDNIEYYYEKILEIIQNHNIKSITVVKMEVPCCNGIASIVKKAMLQAQKILPYQEVTITTDGGIKE; encoded by the coding sequence ATGATAAGAAAGATTGTGAAGATCAACGAAGAAAAGTGCAATGGGTGCGGACTGTGTGTGAATGCATGTATTGAGGGTGCGATTGAGCTTGTAAATGGCAAGGCGAAACTTGTCAGTGAAGAATACTGTGACGGACTTGGAAATTGTTTACCTGTTTGCCCAACAGGGGCAATTGAGATAATTGAAGCTGAAGCAAAACCATTCAATGAAAAGGCTGTGGAAGAAAGACTCAATCAGAAAAAACAGCGTGAGCAGTTTTCATGTATGTGTCCTGGTTCTCAGGAGAGAATAATTGAAAGAAGTAGCAAGCTCGAAGCTCAAGAAGAGAAGAATCAAAGAGTACAAGAGAGCAAAGAAGAGTTATCTGAACTTGTTAACTGGCCGGTGCAGCTAAATCTTGTTAATCCTTATGCAAAATTTTTTGATAACGCGCATATACTCATTGCTGCTGACTGTGTTGCCTATGCATATGCGTCTTTCCACAGAGATTTTATGAAAGGAAAAGTGACAATAATAGGATGTCCAAAGCTTGACAATATTGAATACTACTATGAAAAAATCTTAGAAATTATTCAGAATCATAATATAAAAAGCATCACAGTTGTCAAGATGGAAGTTCCTTGTTGCAATGGTATTGCAAGCATAGTTAAAAAAGCTATGCTTCAGGCACAGAAGATTTTGCCGTATCAAGAGGTAACAATTACCACTGATGGTGGTATAAAAGAATAA